From the genome of Gracilimonas sp., one region includes:
- a CDS encoding DUF1761 domain-containing protein: protein MSAINWLAVVAASLVGFAIGFVWYGPLFGKKWMASVGMTEEDAQNGNMGKIFGFTLIFQFIMAFCLAMFFYGDPASAEMINGSNGAFYGFLTGFGWVATAIGVNALYEQKSWTYIFINGSFWIVVFTLMGLILGAWK from the coding sequence ATGTCTGCAATAAATTGGCTGGCTGTAGTAGCAGCTTCGCTTGTTGGATTCGCGATCGGGTTTGTATGGTATGGCCCATTATTTGGCAAAAAGTGGATGGCATCGGTAGGGATGACTGAAGAAGACGCTCAAAATGGGAATATGGGTAAAATTTTCGGTTTTACTCTGATATTTCAGTTCATCATGGCCTTTTGCCTTGCTATGTTCTTTTATGGAGATCCGGCTTCAGCCGAAATGATAAATGGCAGTAATGGTGCATTTTATGGTTTTCTGACCGGCTTTGGGTGGGTTGCCACGGCTATAGGTGTGAATGCATTATATGAACAAAAATCATGGACCTATATTTTCATTAACGGCAGCTTCTGGATTGTAGTTTTTACCCTAATGGGCTTAATTCTGGGTGCCTGGAAGTAG
- a CDS encoding aldehyde dehydrogenase family protein codes for MSDKRIDVKKTYKMYMGGDFPRSESGRTYKVYDSEKNLLANACQGSRKDFRDAVKIARGAFDGWSSRSAYNRGQILYRIAEMLEDRRDQFMKELGPIGFKTSEAEADINASIDRLIYYAGWADKYQQVFGSINPVASSHFNFSLLEPTGVVAAFAPEKSPLLGLVSIIVPIIVGGNTCVILASEDHPLPAISFAEVLNSSDVPGGVVNILTGFRKELSEHFSTHMDVNAMIYTDTLPQEMKKSIDENASLNVKRIIKKPIEDWYSEEAQSPYFLTNFQETKTTWHPVGF; via the coding sequence ATGTCTGACAAAAGAATCGATGTAAAGAAAACATATAAGATGTATATGGGAGGAGATTTTCCTCGCTCAGAATCTGGCCGCACTTATAAAGTTTATGACAGTGAAAAAAACCTTTTAGCTAATGCCTGTCAGGGTTCCCGTAAGGATTTCCGTGATGCTGTTAAAATAGCCCGCGGAGCTTTCGACGGGTGGAGTTCCAGAAGTGCTTACAATCGCGGTCAAATCCTGTATCGTATCGCCGAGATGCTGGAAGACCGTCGCGATCAGTTTATGAAAGAATTAGGGCCAATCGGTTTTAAAACCTCAGAAGCTGAAGCTGATATCAATGCGTCTATCGACCGTCTTATTTACTACGCAGGCTGGGCAGATAAGTATCAACAGGTATTTGGGTCTATAAACCCCGTGGCCAGCTCACATTTCAACTTTAGTTTACTGGAACCTACCGGTGTGGTTGCTGCTTTCGCTCCTGAAAAGAGCCCTCTTTTGGGATTGGTTTCCATCATCGTACCTATCATTGTAGGAGGAAACACCTGTGTAATCCTTGCTTCTGAAGATCACCCTTTACCAGCTATAAGTTTTGCTGAAGTTTTGAATTCTTCGGATGTACCTGGAGGAGTGGTAAACATCCTTACAGGATTCCGTAAAGAATTATCGGAACATTTTAGTACGCATATGGATGTAAATGCCATGATATACACTGATACATTACCTCAGGAAATGAAGAAGAGCATCGATGAAAACGCCTCACTTAATGTGAAACGCATTATTAAAAAGCCCATTGAAGACTGGTATTCAGAAGAAGCTCAATCTCCCTATTTCCTGACGAATTTCCAGGAAACTAAAACCACATGGCATCCTGTTGGATTTTAA
- a CDS encoding PP2C family protein-serine/threonine phosphatase: MGLKNEAQSGYGTKKFYQEYVSGMSRERFSKELTADTERLKLVYKEAVEDIERQQGQQLPGHIKMLRLFSDLAQRLNPTRRLIFGLGSVSFVAYYLLNFLDIIQYFLIGDLLLPFSFLSMFMLLLIELLEKSDVQKEIDLAREIQLSLLPGTSLSKDNLEVYSFAHTAKEVGGDYLDVIETEKGTYVVIADVSGKGLSAALYMVRLQALVNLIIEKDHPSPKELFLQLNNYIKSNSKDKTFVTGCAAFFPNDEDHFEYIRAGHNIPIYYNKERDTTFNLKANGFALGMASTKLLDKNLEVKKFHFKPGDSVLFYTDGLNESRNERGEEYGEERIESLMEIYGSLHAKTIIGKVQSSLEAFIGSVSPLDDVTFTCVHRPEK, encoded by the coding sequence TTGGGTTTAAAAAACGAAGCACAATCCGGCTACGGTACTAAAAAGTTTTATCAGGAATATGTCTCTGGAATGAGCCGGGAAAGATTCTCTAAAGAGCTCACTGCAGATACTGAACGTCTTAAGCTTGTGTACAAAGAAGCTGTTGAAGATATAGAGAGACAGCAGGGACAACAGCTCCCCGGACATATCAAGATGCTGCGTTTGTTTTCTGATCTTGCTCAACGTCTGAATCCCACCCGACGACTTATTTTTGGCTTAGGTTCAGTAAGTTTTGTGGCTTATTACCTTCTAAACTTTCTCGACATCATTCAATACTTCCTCATTGGAGACCTGCTCCTCCCTTTCAGTTTTCTAAGCATGTTTATGCTGCTGTTGATAGAACTTTTGGAAAAATCGGACGTGCAGAAAGAAATTGATCTCGCACGGGAAATCCAGCTCAGTCTTTTACCCGGTACTTCATTAAGTAAAGACAATCTTGAAGTCTATTCTTTCGCTCACACGGCTAAAGAAGTAGGTGGCGACTATTTGGACGTCATTGAAACAGAAAAAGGAACATATGTTGTCATAGCTGATGTATCCGGAAAAGGATTGAGTGCTGCCCTGTACATGGTTCGCCTTCAGGCATTGGTGAATTTGATCATCGAAAAAGACCATCCATCCCCAAAAGAGCTTTTTCTTCAGCTTAATAACTATATAAAAAGTAACAGTAAGGATAAGACGTTTGTTACCGGGTGTGCTGCTTTCTTTCCGAATGATGAGGACCATTTTGAATATATCCGCGCGGGGCATAACATCCCCATTTACTACAACAAAGAGCGCGATACGACTTTTAATCTAAAGGCAAATGGATTTGCTCTGGGTATGGCTTCTACCAAACTTCTGGACAAGAATCTGGAAGTGAAAAAATTCCATTTCAAACCTGGGGATTCTGTTCTATTCTATACCGATGGACTCAATGAATCACGAAATGAGCGGGGTGAAGAATACGGGGAAGAACGGATAGAATCTCTGATGGAGATCTACGGTTCACTTCATGCTAAAACCATCATTGGTAAAGTACAGTCATCACTGGAAGCATTTATTGGCTCCGTAAGTCCACTGGATGATGTCACTTTTACCTGTGTACATCGCCCTGAAAAGTAA
- a CDS encoding SPOR domain-containing protein gives MRYLSLFVLLLFAAVACSTTEQAVNNTIEEARENLQSQNEEIVSNLNLEDYRTQLSDAYAYRENKIPDAFNQIRVEQEEEKDLYEGYRIQIYSGQSVVEADTMAGNFRAWADTTIVGYQPDTYTFFRTPFYRVHVGDFHERDRAIQFSNIVKRYFKDAWVVYDRVNPARVPADTTVIETQ, from the coding sequence ATGAGATACTTAAGCTTATTTGTTCTGCTTCTTTTTGCAGCAGTTGCGTGTTCAACAACCGAACAAGCCGTAAATAATACCATTGAAGAAGCCAGAGAAAATCTACAATCTCAGAATGAAGAGATTGTATCTAACCTGAATTTAGAGGATTACAGAACTCAGCTCTCCGATGCGTATGCCTACCGTGAGAATAAGATTCCTGATGCTTTCAACCAGATTCGGGTTGAACAGGAAGAAGAAAAAGATTTGTATGAAGGGTATCGCATCCAGATCTATTCAGGTCAAAGTGTAGTTGAAGCAGACACCATGGCCGGCAACTTCCGTGCCTGGGCAGATACAACCATCGTGGGTTACCAACCAGATACATATACCTTTTTCAGGACTCCTTTCTACCGCGTACATGTGGGTGATTTTCATGAGCGGGATCGTGCTATTCAGTTTTCTAATATCGTAAAACGATACTTTAAAGACGCTTGGGTAGTATACGACCGGGTAAATCCGGCTCGCGTTCCGGCTGATACAACCGTCATAGAAACCCAGTAA
- a CDS encoding aldehyde dehydrogenase family protein: MSDTETKEVPYKPTSPNSKLDFESVWEYAPAPQTSDFVEVKDRYDLFIGGKFVKPSKGRYFKSTNPATAEEVTEFAEATQKDVDKAVKAARKAFEGEWSKISAKERGKYIYRIARMLQERAREFAVLESMDGGKPIRESRDVDIPLVAAYFFYYAGWADKLEYAFPGKKPKPLGVCGQIIPWNFPLLMLAWKIAPALACGNTVVLKPAETTSLTALKFAELVQDCGLPEGVVNIVTGAGQTGAEIVNHKDIDKIAFTGSTQVGKIIQKSLAGTDKKYTLELGGKGALVIFEDAPIDQAVEGIINAIYFNQGHVCCAGSRLLVQEGVADKVIQKLKDRLETLVVGDPLDKNTDIGAINSKEQFETINKYLELGVEEGADIYQSKCDIPENGYFIRPTLFTNVSQSNRVVQEEIFGPVLTVQTFRTADEGIEKANNTPYGLASGVWTDKGSKIFQMGSKMRSGVIWANTYNKFDPTSPFGGYKESGVGREGGLHGLAAYTKI; this comes from the coding sequence ATGTCTGACACTGAAACTAAAGAAGTTCCTTACAAACCAACTTCCCCAAACTCTAAACTGGATTTTGAATCCGTTTGGGAATACGCTCCGGCTCCTCAAACCTCTGACTTTGTGGAGGTTAAAGACCGTTATGATTTATTTATTGGTGGAAAGTTTGTGAAGCCATCAAAAGGTCGCTATTTCAAGAGCACCAATCCTGCCACAGCAGAGGAAGTCACAGAATTTGCTGAGGCCACACAAAAGGATGTGGATAAAGCCGTTAAAGCTGCCCGAAAGGCTTTTGAAGGAGAATGGTCGAAGATTTCTGCAAAAGAAAGAGGAAAATATATTTACCGCATAGCCCGGATGCTCCAGGAACGTGCCCGTGAATTTGCCGTTCTGGAATCAATGGATGGCGGAAAGCCTATCCGGGAATCCCGCGATGTTGATATTCCATTAGTTGCTGCTTACTTCTTCTATTATGCAGGATGGGCTGATAAACTTGAATATGCCTTCCCTGGCAAAAAGCCAAAACCCTTAGGCGTTTGCGGACAAATTATTCCATGGAATTTTCCGCTCTTGATGCTAGCCTGGAAAATCGCACCGGCTCTTGCTTGCGGAAATACGGTAGTGCTTAAACCTGCTGAAACAACTTCTTTAACAGCTCTTAAATTTGCTGAATTGGTTCAGGATTGCGGACTGCCGGAAGGTGTGGTTAACATCGTAACAGGAGCCGGGCAAACCGGTGCCGAGATCGTTAACCACAAAGATATTGACAAAATTGCATTTACCGGCTCAACGCAGGTAGGGAAAATCATTCAGAAGTCGCTGGCCGGAACCGACAAAAAGTACACTCTGGAACTAGGTGGTAAAGGTGCTCTTGTAATTTTTGAAGATGCTCCTATTGATCAGGCTGTAGAAGGTATCATCAATGCCATTTATTTCAATCAGGGGCATGTTTGCTGCGCCGGTTCCCGTTTACTGGTTCAGGAAGGTGTTGCCGATAAAGTAATCCAAAAACTAAAAGATCGCCTTGAGACTTTAGTAGTTGGAGATCCTTTAGACAAGAACACTGATATAGGAGCCATCAACTCCAAAGAACAGTTTGAGACCATCAATAAATACCTGGAACTCGGGGTTGAAGAAGGGGCTGATATCTACCAAAGTAAATGTGATATCCCCGAAAACGGATACTTCATCCGCCCTACCCTTTTTACTAATGTGTCACAGTCGAACCGGGTGGTACAGGAAGAAATATTTGGACCTGTATTAACAGTTCAAACATTCCGTACTGCAGATGAAGGAATCGAAAAAGCCAATAACACCCCTTATGGATTGGCTAGTGGTGTTTGGACTGATAAAGGTTCCAAAATCTTTCAAATGGGAAGTAAAATGAGATCTGGTGTGATATGGGCAAACACCTATAACAAATTTGACCCAACCTCACCTTTTGGTGGCTACAAAGAAAGTGGAGTTGGGCGCGAAGGCGGACTTCACGGATTGGCAGCCTACACAAAAATTTAA
- a CDS encoding S9 family peptidase, producing MIKRSPILAILFLSLLSISVSAQVDESYFDYMDLFDLQMVSSPEISPDGNTIIYERHQFNVMTDRRFVNLWSISFSGNNHRPLTSGTDYYGNVSWSPSGDRITYTSSNEGSNQIFVRWMSSGETASITNLTESPGNLSWSPDGSKILFSKFVPGSSSPRIADLPSPPAGAKWEQSAKVIDKAVYRRDGGGYVDEGYTHLYVIPSEGGAPRKLTSGDYDHGSPSWAPDGKHIIYTADKSEDADMDPNNEQIYLLNIETGEETQITDKRGPHNNPKISPDGKLIAYTGYEDQFLGYQQSELYIMNMNGSNLRNISEDFDQDISSITWANDSKSLFFRYDEEGNSKVGNIKLNGDVTSIAQNLGSPSSGRPYGGGSYSVAKNGRFAFSEVSTSHPTELAAGHFPTKMANKTLTNLNGEFFKSTKVGNVEEFWVESSVDDFRVQGWIITPPDFDPNKKYPLILEIHGGPYTNYGSRFTPELQFMASRGYVVVYTNPRGSTSYGAEFASYINHNYPSEDHNDLMDAVDYVVDQGYIDEDNLFITGGSGGGVLSSWAIGKTDRFKAAVVAKPVINWYSFVLTADGSPFYSKYWFTKKPWEDPEQYLERSPISLVGNVTTPTMLLTGEQDYRTPMSETEQYYAALKLQGVDAAMVRIQGSGHGIAAKPSNLFRKVAYIIGWFDKYKK from the coding sequence ATGATTAAACGATCTCCAATTCTAGCTATTCTGTTTCTTTCATTGCTGAGTATCTCAGTTTCTGCCCAGGTAGATGAATCCTATTTCGACTATATGGATTTATTTGACCTTCAAATGGTCAGCAGTCCTGAAATCTCTCCTGATGGAAATACCATCATTTATGAACGCCACCAATTTAACGTAATGACCGACCGGCGTTTTGTAAACCTGTGGAGTATCTCCTTTTCGGGGAATAACCACCGCCCGCTAACATCTGGTACCGATTATTATGGAAATGTAAGCTGGTCGCCCAGCGGAGATCGAATTACCTATACTTCCAGTAACGAAGGCTCGAACCAGATTTTTGTACGCTGGATGAGCTCAGGTGAAACCGCCTCCATCACGAACCTAACTGAAAGCCCGGGAAACCTGAGTTGGTCTCCCGATGGCAGCAAGATTCTTTTCTCGAAATTTGTTCCGGGTTCATCATCCCCCCGAATAGCAGATCTACCCTCTCCTCCTGCAGGTGCTAAGTGGGAGCAATCTGCAAAAGTGATAGACAAAGCTGTCTATCGTCGTGATGGTGGAGGCTATGTAGATGAAGGCTATACTCACCTTTATGTGATCCCTTCGGAAGGTGGTGCTCCAAGAAAACTAACATCCGGTGATTATGATCATGGCAGTCCAAGTTGGGCCCCTGATGGCAAACACATCATCTACACAGCCGATAAGAGTGAAGATGCCGATATGGATCCCAATAATGAGCAAATCTATTTATTGAATATAGAGACCGGTGAGGAAACACAAATCACAGATAAAAGAGGCCCACACAATAATCCTAAAATATCACCGGATGGTAAATTAATTGCCTATACAGGTTATGAAGATCAATTTCTGGGATACCAGCAGAGTGAATTATATATCATGAATATGAATGGCTCAAACCTGAGAAATATCTCAGAAGACTTTGATCAGGATATCTCATCTATTACCTGGGCTAACGACAGTAAGTCTTTGTTCTTCCGGTATGATGAAGAAGGAAACAGCAAAGTGGGAAATATCAAACTTAATGGAGATGTTACTTCGATAGCCCAAAACCTGGGAAGCCCATCTTCAGGAAGGCCTTATGGTGGGGGTAGCTATTCTGTGGCTAAAAATGGACGGTTTGCCTTTTCAGAGGTTTCGACTTCACACCCTACAGAGTTGGCAGCGGGACATTTTCCGACTAAAATGGCAAACAAAACTCTCACTAATCTCAATGGTGAATTTTTCAAGTCTACCAAAGTGGGTAATGTAGAAGAATTTTGGGTGGAATCTTCCGTGGACGATTTCCGGGTTCAGGGCTGGATCATTACTCCTCCCGATTTTGACCCAAATAAAAAATACCCGCTGATATTAGAAATTCATGGCGGACCCTATACCAACTATGGCTCCCGGTTCACACCAGAACTTCAGTTTATGGCCAGCCGCGGATATGTAGTCGTTTACACGAACCCTCGTGGCAGTACAAGTTATGGTGCAGAATTTGCCTCTTATATCAATCACAACTATCCAAGTGAAGATCACAATGACCTAATGGATGCCGTGGATTATGTTGTTGATCAGGGTTACATCGATGAAGATAATTTATTCATTACCGGAGGAAGCGGTGGCGGAGTATTAAGTTCATGGGCCATTGGAAAAACTGATCGCTTTAAAGCAGCAGTAGTAGCCAAACCAGTCATCAACTGGTACAGCTTTGTCTTAACTGCTGATGGCTCTCCTTTCTACAGCAAATATTGGTTCACCAAGAAGCCCTGGGAAGATCCGGAACAATACCTGGAACGATCTCCTATTTCGTTAGTTGGTAATGTTACAACTCCTACCATGCTTCTGACCGGAGAGCAGGATTACCGGACCCCTATGAGTGAAACTGAACAGTATTATGCAGCACTCAAATTACAAGGTGTGGATGCTGCTATGGTTCGCATACAAGGCTCTGGGCACGGTATTGCAGCCAAACCAAGCAATCTATTCCGAAAAGTAGCATATATCATTGGCTGGTTCGATAAGTATAAAAAATAG
- the deoC gene encoding deoxyribose-phosphate aldolase: MKYPDFNQTVPIDHVGVEERVSRLNKRSIKKDSKIQALKMALSMIDLTTLEGKDSPGKVIQLCQKAKQPHPAVPDLPTVAAICVYPNMVSVAKNALKGTDINVASVATAFPSGQSPLSMRLEDTKFAVAEGADEIDMVISRGAFLNGEYQLVFDEIAAVKEACGDAHLKVILETGELHTYENVRKASDIAMHAGADFIKTSTGKISPAATQPVTLVMLEAIRDFYYDTGKMIGMKPAGGIRTAKQAIQYLVIVKETLGAGWLNKDYFRFGASSLTNDLLMQIVKQQTGHYQSLDYFSND, encoded by the coding sequence ATGAAGTATCCTGATTTCAACCAAACCGTTCCTATCGACCATGTAGGTGTGGAGGAACGTGTTTCAAGGTTGAATAAGCGCAGCATCAAAAAAGATTCGAAAATCCAAGCGCTTAAAATGGCGCTGAGTATGATTGATCTGACAACCCTGGAAGGGAAAGATTCACCCGGAAAAGTGATTCAACTTTGCCAAAAAGCAAAACAACCCCACCCAGCCGTTCCGGATCTGCCAACCGTAGCTGCAATCTGCGTCTACCCAAATATGGTATCAGTGGCCAAAAATGCATTAAAAGGCACTGACATTAATGTAGCGAGCGTTGCAACAGCCTTCCCAAGTGGCCAATCTCCCCTTTCCATGCGGCTGGAAGACACTAAATTTGCCGTAGCTGAGGGAGCCGACGAAATTGATATGGTCATAAGCCGGGGAGCTTTTTTGAACGGTGAATATCAATTGGTTTTTGATGAGATCGCGGCCGTAAAAGAAGCCTGTGGAGATGCACACCTGAAAGTAATCCTGGAGACTGGCGAGCTTCATACCTACGAAAATGTGAGAAAAGCCAGTGACATCGCTATGCATGCCGGAGCAGATTTCATCAAAACCTCAACCGGTAAAATCAGCCCTGCAGCAACCCAGCCCGTTACCCTGGTTATGCTCGAAGCTATCCGTGATTTTTACTATGATACCGGAAAGATGATTGGTATGAAACCAGCTGGTGGAATAAGAACGGCGAAACAAGCCATTCAATATTTAGTTATAGTAAAAGAAACACTTGGAGCCGGCTGGTTAAACAAAGATTATTTCCGCTTCGGAGCCAGTTCACTTACTAACGACTTGTTGATGCAAATTGTAAAACAGCAAACGGGTCACTATCAATCTCTGGATTATTTCAGTAACGATTAA
- a CDS encoding cation:proton antiporter: MLFAVSLPFLNEIVALFLVSVLIAYICYRIKLVPIAGFLIAGVIIGPNALGLVQDQELVDMLAEIGIILLLFTIGIEFSLEKLSRIRNAIFVGGGLQVLLTVAAVVGILFFFGVDWKVGIYTGCLVALSSTAIILGLFSEQGKTDTPVGRLSLAVLIFQDLAIIAMVLLVPILSGQSDSVTDLFFVLGKAVLLIAVVVLLARKVVPWILEKVAQTRRQELFLLTVIAICFGTAALTNLAEVSLALGAFLAGLVVSESHYSDHAISEILPLKTIFNAVFFVSVGMLLDLQFVIENPLLLLGVAAGVLLLKFILSSVSLLTLGYPVRVAAASGIVLAQIGEFSFVLERAGRVTGLTPAGFGEVGSQTFIAVSVLLMLLTPLFLHISPNIGNLLAKTPLKHIGQKRRETTTDDSHADLEDHVIIIGYGPAGRNLARVLKESGIPFIVIEMNPQSVNEMHENNIPAIYGDASRTHILEHAQVIKAKLCVIAINDPSISPRIIKLANYLNPTIQVIVRTRYLAEADFLEKAGADIVVPEEMETTVRLFSNVLKAYMIPDEEIEQHIRELRAEDYEIMRGSIQEAHLMVLQGLDEEGLHTRAVVVREGSYAAGRTLAELKLRNEFEITVLTVNRGEKNIGNPSGDFRLEPGDRLVMVGLATRFADAAEIFREKENPLEFEE, encoded by the coding sequence ATGCTCTTCGCAGTTAGTCTTCCTTTTTTAAATGAAATCGTTGCCCTTTTTCTGGTAAGCGTTTTGATTGCCTACATCTGTTATCGCATTAAGCTGGTACCTATCGCCGGTTTTTTGATTGCCGGTGTTATTATTGGTCCCAATGCGCTTGGTTTGGTTCAGGATCAGGAGTTGGTAGATATGCTGGCAGAAATCGGTATTATCCTGCTTCTATTTACCATTGGTATAGAGTTTAGCCTGGAAAAACTTTCGCGAATCCGGAACGCCATTTTTGTGGGTGGGGGATTACAGGTTTTATTAACGGTTGCAGCTGTCGTCGGTATCTTATTTTTCTTCGGTGTTGATTGGAAAGTGGGTATTTATACAGGTTGCCTGGTAGCTTTGAGTTCTACAGCTATCATTCTCGGATTATTCAGTGAACAGGGTAAAACCGACACCCCCGTTGGCAGGCTATCTCTGGCTGTCCTGATCTTTCAGGATTTGGCTATTATTGCTATGGTATTGTTGGTGCCCATTCTATCCGGACAAAGTGATTCTGTTACCGATCTGTTTTTTGTTTTAGGAAAAGCGGTGTTGCTCATCGCTGTTGTAGTTTTACTAGCCCGAAAAGTAGTCCCTTGGATACTGGAGAAAGTAGCTCAAACCCGGAGGCAAGAACTCTTCTTACTCACTGTAATCGCCATTTGTTTTGGCACAGCTGCTCTTACCAACCTTGCCGAAGTCAGTCTTGCACTTGGAGCCTTTTTAGCCGGACTTGTTGTAAGTGAAAGCCATTACAGTGATCATGCTATCAGCGAGATCCTACCGCTCAAAACCATATTCAATGCCGTTTTCTTCGTTTCTGTAGGGATGTTGCTGGATTTACAATTTGTCATCGAGAACCCATTACTGTTACTTGGAGTGGCGGCCGGTGTCTTATTGCTGAAATTTATTTTAAGCTCCGTCAGCTTGCTTACTCTTGGGTATCCTGTTAGGGTAGCAGCCGCTTCCGGTATTGTATTAGCTCAGATTGGTGAATTTTCTTTTGTTCTGGAGCGAGCCGGACGAGTAACAGGACTGACTCCCGCTGGATTTGGAGAAGTAGGCTCCCAAACCTTTATCGCCGTTTCGGTATTACTGATGCTCCTCACTCCTCTTTTTCTTCATATCAGTCCCAACATTGGCAACCTCCTGGCAAAAACACCGCTTAAGCATATCGGACAAAAAAGAAGAGAAACTACTACGGATGATTCTCATGCTGACCTCGAAGATCATGTAATTATTATAGGATATGGACCTGCAGGCCGAAACCTCGCCCGGGTTTTAAAGGAATCAGGCATCCCCTTTATTGTGATTGAGATGAATCCTCAATCTGTGAATGAGATGCACGAGAATAACATCCCTGCTATATATGGTGATGCCTCCCGAACACATATTCTCGAACATGCGCAGGTTATTAAGGCAAAGCTCTGTGTAATTGCCATAAACGATCCATCCATCAGCCCAAGAATTATTAAGCTGGCTAATTACTTAAATCCAACTATTCAGGTCATAGTCCGAACCCGATACTTGGCTGAAGCCGACTTCCTCGAAAAAGCAGGTGCAGACATCGTAGTTCCTGAGGAAATGGAAACAACTGTTCGCCTCTTCTCTAATGTGCTCAAAGCGTACATGATACCTGATGAGGAAATAGAACAGCACATCAGAGAGCTTCGGGCAGAAGATTACGAGATCATGCGTGGGAGTATTCAGGAAGCACATTTAATGGTGTTACAAGGACTTGATGAAGAAGGGCTTCACACACGAGCGGTGGTGGTTCGGGAAGGATCTTACGCAGCAGGACGCACACTCGCTGAATTGAAACTTAGAAATGAGTTCGAGATTACAGTACTGACTGTAAATCGGGGAGAAAAAAACATTGGAAATCCATCCGGTGACTTCAGGCTAGAACCGGGCGACCGTTTGGTTATGGTTGGACTTGCTACACGATTCGCTGACGCCGCAGAAATATTCCGAGAGAAAGAAAACCCATTAGAGTTCGAAGAATAA